In a genomic window of Rubidibacter lacunae KORDI 51-2:
- the coaD gene encoding pantetheine-phosphate adenylyltransferase: MIAIYPGSFDPITFGHLDIIERGSRLFEHTIVAVLGNPNKQPLFPVSQRVRQIRACTQHLPNVEVDSFAGLTVEYARQCNANVLLRGLRVLSDFEKELQMAHTNQTLWDGIETVFLATSNEYSFLSSSVVKEIARFGGSVEHLTPELVALDLYQCFAKTPPTVKPTAIEPSPPPTPPRVCDSKKNFHA, from the coding sequence GTGATTGCCATCTACCCCGGTAGCTTCGACCCGATCACATTCGGGCATCTCGACATCATCGAGCGCGGAAGCCGCTTATTCGAGCACACGATCGTCGCCGTGCTCGGTAATCCCAACAAGCAACCCCTCTTTCCTGTTTCCCAACGCGTTCGTCAGATTCGTGCCTGTACGCAGCACCTGCCCAACGTCGAAGTCGACAGTTTCGCAGGCTTGACCGTGGAATATGCTCGACAATGCAACGCAAACGTTCTGCTGCGCGGTTTGCGCGTGTTGTCGGACTTCGAGAAAGAGTTGCAGATGGCGCACACAAACCAGACACTCTGGGACGGCATCGAGACAGTTTTCCTCGCGACCTCGAACGAATACAGCTTCCTCAGCAGCAGCGTCGTCAAAGAAATCGCTCGTTTCGGCGGCTCTGTCGAGCACCTGACCCCAGAACTTGTTGCGTTAGACCTTTATCAATGCTTCGCCAAGACTCCCCCCACAGTGAAACCAACCGCGATCGAACCGAGTCCGCCGCCGACACCGCCGAGAGTTTGCGATTCCAAAAAGAACTTTCACGCCTAG
- the glyA gene encoding serine hydroxymethyltransferase produces MTDTNHDFLLQTDATVADLIQSELQRQRQHLELIASENFTSPAVLAAQGSVLTNKYAEGLPGKRYYGGCDFIDAVEQLAIDRVKKLFGAAAANVQPHSGAQANFAVFLALLKPGDKIMGMDLSHGGHLTHGSPANVSGKWFDACHYGVSKETERLDYDTILDLALRERPKLIVCGYSAYPRVIDFEKFRAIADEAGAYLLADIAHIAGLVASGHHPNPIPHCDVVTTTTHKTLRGPRGGLILTRDTDLGKKFNKAVFPGTQGGPLEHAIAGKAVAFGEALEPEFKAYSGQVIANARALAAHLQERGLKLVSDGTDNHLLLIDLRSVGMTGKIADQLVSEINITANKNTVPFDPESPFVTSGLRLGSPALTTRGMGEAEFCEIANIIADCLLDPDSDAVKQDCRQRVAALCDRFPLYPHLDAAVPVLA; encoded by the coding sequence GTGACTGATACCAACCACGACTTTCTTCTGCAAACCGATGCGACCGTTGCCGACCTAATTCAGAGCGAGCTTCAGCGCCAGCGCCAGCACTTGGAACTGATCGCGAGCGAAAACTTTACCTCGCCCGCGGTATTGGCTGCACAAGGCTCGGTGCTGACCAATAAATATGCCGAGGGACTGCCCGGCAAGCGCTACTACGGCGGTTGCGATTTCATCGATGCGGTAGAGCAGTTGGCGATCGATCGCGTTAAGAAACTGTTCGGAGCGGCGGCAGCAAACGTTCAGCCGCACTCCGGCGCGCAGGCGAACTTCGCGGTGTTCCTGGCGTTGCTGAAACCGGGCGACAAAATTATGGGCATGGATTTGTCCCACGGCGGCCACCTGACCCATGGCTCGCCGGCTAACGTGTCCGGCAAGTGGTTTGACGCGTGTCACTACGGTGTTAGCAAAGAGACCGAGCGCCTGGATTACGATACGATCCTCGACCTAGCACTGCGCGAACGACCGAAGTTGATCGTCTGCGGCTACTCGGCCTACCCGCGCGTCATCGATTTTGAAAAATTCCGAGCGATCGCCGATGAGGCAGGTGCATATCTGCTGGCAGACATCGCACACATTGCCGGTCTGGTCGCGTCAGGACATCACCCCAACCCAATTCCCCACTGCGATGTGGTGACGACGACAACTCACAAGACCCTACGCGGTCCCCGCGGCGGTCTGATCCTGACTCGCGATACGGATCTGGGCAAGAAGTTCAACAAAGCGGTGTTCCCCGGCACGCAAGGGGGTCCTTTAGAGCACGCGATCGCCGGCAAGGCCGTGGCATTCGGCGAGGCGCTCGAGCCCGAATTCAAGGCATACTCCGGTCAGGTTATTGCCAATGCCCGTGCCTTGGCTGCGCACTTGCAGGAGCGAGGTCTCAAGCTCGTTTCCGACGGCACGGACAACCACTTATTACTGATCGATTTGCGTTCGGTCGGGATGACCGGCAAGATAGCGGACCAGCTGGTTAGCGAAATCAACATCACCGCTAACAAGAACACGGTGCCGTTCGATCCCGAGTCGCCGTTCGTCACCAGCGGGTTGCGCCTGGGTTCGCCGGCGCTGACAACCCGAGGTATGGGGGAAGCTGAATTCTGCGAGATCGCCAACATCATCGCCGATTGCTTGCTCGACCCGGATAGCGATGCCGTCAAGCAGGACTGCCGCCAACGCGTTGCCGCCTTGTGCGATCGCTTCCCGCTTTATCCGCACCTGGACGCAGCAGTTCCGGTACTGGCATAA
- a CDS encoding DUF4089 domain-containing protein, with product MKENDTQPIQPVDYVEATAYLLELDVAPYRAGVVENFARLRAIALALDTVALPTTVEPV from the coding sequence GTGAAGGAAAACGACACCCAGCCTATCCAGCCGGTAGATTACGTCGAGGCGACCGCATACCTACTAGAGTTGGACGTCGCGCCCTATCGGGCAGGCGTTGTCGAAAATTTCGCCCGATTGCGCGCAATCGCACTCGCGCTGGATACTGTCGCGCTGCCGACAACTGTTGAACCCGTATAG
- the glyS gene encoding glycine--tRNA ligase subunit beta produces MPTFLLEVGTEELPAAFVTSAIAQLQTSVPQSLDARFLTSEAIAVYGTPRRLAVSISGLPAKQPDRAEEIKGPPAKAAFKEGKPTKAAEGFARKQGVALDALELRDTDKGEFVFINKIAIGQPTKDVLAALVPEWIGSLEGKRFMCWGDGDLRFSRPIRWLVALLDRDVLPIALTNGSETVRSDRFTQGHRVLSPQPLTIPHADAYVEVLAKARIVVEPARRRTTIARDVQEAAATKGGHAIVYDDLLAEVSELVEAPSIALGGFDEQFLELPVEVATTEMIAHQRYFPVWKDASATELLPYFITVSNGDPTKADIIAAGNARVLRARLADGQFFFDRDRQQSLEAFVPKLDAVTFQADLGSVGAKVGRVRAVAGWIATQLALSAGDRALVDRAALLCKADLVTQMVGEFPELQGIMGEKYARASSEPEAVAVAIAEHYLPRGATDGLPQTTVGRVVGIADRLDTLVGIFGVGLLPSGSSDPFALRRAGNAIVAIVWDGLLPLDLSDLLQRGVTQFEEAFGQGDRTSGLLDQLQDFFVQRVRSLLGEAIDYDLIDALLGNEADREYRDRALNDLPDLQARARFLQTIRRNGRLDAIYETVNRSARLAEKGDLDLQTLDPSAIVSPARFEKASEQEVFDGLVTLLPQTETARAERNYQLLVDGLIALAPAVGRFFDGPDSVLVMDEDEAVRRNRLNLLGAIRNHARVLADFGAIVKPG; encoded by the coding sequence ATGCCTACCTTTCTGTTGGAAGTCGGGACCGAAGAGTTACCTGCTGCTTTTGTCACGAGCGCGATCGCGCAACTTCAAACCTCGGTACCCCAGAGCCTCGACGCTCGGTTCCTGACTTCGGAAGCGATTGCGGTATACGGCACGCCGCGCCGCTTGGCAGTGTCGATTAGCGGCTTGCCGGCCAAGCAGCCGGATCGCGCCGAGGAGATCAAAGGTCCCCCTGCTAAAGCTGCCTTCAAAGAGGGCAAGCCGACGAAGGCAGCCGAAGGTTTCGCGCGCAAGCAGGGCGTGGCACTAGACGCGCTGGAATTGCGCGATACCGATAAGGGCGAGTTTGTTTTTATCAATAAAATCGCGATCGGGCAGCCGACGAAGGACGTTTTAGCCGCATTGGTGCCAGAGTGGATTGGCAGCTTGGAAGGCAAACGCTTCATGTGTTGGGGCGACGGCGACTTGCGCTTCTCGCGACCGATTCGCTGGTTGGTGGCACTGCTAGATCGGGACGTACTGCCGATCGCGCTGACCAACGGCTCGGAAACCGTGCGAAGCGATCGCTTTACCCAAGGACATCGCGTCCTGTCGCCGCAACCGCTAACGATCCCGCATGCCGACGCGTACGTCGAGGTGCTCGCCAAGGCTCGGATTGTCGTCGAGCCAGCACGCCGGCGGACGACGATCGCGCGCGACGTGCAAGAGGCTGCTGCGACCAAAGGCGGGCACGCGATCGTTTATGACGACTTGCTCGCAGAAGTCTCCGAACTCGTGGAAGCCCCCTCAATCGCGCTCGGCGGTTTTGACGAGCAGTTTTTGGAGCTGCCGGTGGAAGTGGCGACGACGGAGATGATCGCCCACCAGCGCTACTTCCCAGTCTGGAAGGATGCCAGCGCTACCGAATTGCTGCCCTACTTCATCACCGTTTCTAACGGCGATCCCACAAAAGCCGACATTATCGCTGCCGGCAACGCGCGGGTGCTGCGGGCGCGGCTGGCCGACGGTCAATTCTTTTTCGACCGGGATCGCCAACAGTCGTTGGAAGCGTTTGTACCGAAGCTGGATGCGGTAACGTTCCAAGCCGATCTGGGGTCGGTGGGCGCGAAAGTCGGGCGCGTGCGAGCGGTTGCCGGCTGGATTGCCACCCAGTTAGCATTGTCGGCCGGCGATCGCGCGCTCGTCGATCGCGCTGCGCTGCTGTGCAAGGCCGACTTGGTGACGCAGATGGTCGGCGAGTTCCCCGAACTGCAGGGCATTATGGGTGAGAAATACGCCCGCGCAAGCAGCGAACCTGAGGCCGTGGCTGTAGCGATTGCGGAGCACTACCTACCGCGCGGCGCGACGGACGGCCTGCCGCAAACGACTGTCGGTCGGGTCGTGGGCATTGCCGATCGCCTCGACACCCTAGTCGGTATTTTTGGCGTAGGTCTGTTGCCAAGCGGATCGTCCGATCCCTTCGCCTTGCGGCGGGCAGGCAACGCAATCGTCGCGATCGTTTGGGACGGCCTGCTGCCCCTGGATTTGTCAGATTTGCTGCAGCGTGGCGTCACGCAGTTCGAAGAGGCGTTTGGGCAAGGCGATCGCACGAGCGGGTTGCTAGATCAGTTGCAGGACTTCTTCGTGCAGCGCGTGCGGAGTTTGCTCGGTGAGGCGATCGACTACGACCTCATCGACGCACTCCTCGGAAACGAAGCCGATCGTGAATACCGCGATCGCGCTCTCAACGACTTACCGGACCTGCAAGCCCGCGCGCGTTTTCTGCAAACCATTCGGCGAAATGGCCGGCTCGACGCCATCTACGAAACAGTTAACCGTTCTGCGCGCTTAGCTGAAAAAGGCGACTTGGACCTGCAGACCCTCGATCCTAGCGCGATTGTATCGCCCGCCCGCTTCGAGAAAGCCTCCGAGCAGGAGGTGTTCGATGGATTGGTAACATTGTTGCCGCAAACCGAAACCGCTCGCGCCGAGCGCAACTACCAGCTACTTGTCGATGGCTTGATCGCACTCGCACCGGCTGTCGGCCGCTTTTTCGACGGACCCGATAGCGTGTTGGTGATGGACGAGGACGAGGCAGTGCGACGCAACCGCCTGAACCTACTAGGCGCGATCCGCAACCATGCGCGGGTGCTTGCGGACTTCGGCGCGATCGTCAAACCGGGCTAA
- a CDS encoding LysR family transcriptional regulator, which yields MSRIDLTKLKFSQLRALVAVADTGNFSQAAAKLALSQSTISHAIATLEDELGAILVKRGRQGAFLTSIGADIAADARSVLDLLVEIGRKAESARSLETGELTIACFRSIGTHILPGAIAQFHRRFPGIRVTINEYQLFRAVEDDIRQGGADLGFTYLPAGPEFETRELFRDDYIALLPPDPPPPETLTWEHLKRYPLILSPEEYGCHQIITNYLAHHNQQIDPAYEVKEDSTILGMVQRGLGATVMARLAAQPIPPGIVTRSLPSLLERVIGAAFLADVLHPPAVFAFVDTLQQMAQRERNGAVADESM from the coding sequence ATGAGCCGCATCGACCTGACCAAACTCAAGTTCTCGCAACTGCGGGCGCTTGTTGCTGTCGCCGACACGGGCAACTTCAGCCAAGCGGCTGCCAAGCTCGCTCTGTCCCAGTCCACCATCAGCCACGCGATCGCCACTCTCGAAGACGAACTGGGCGCTATCCTGGTCAAGCGCGGTCGTCAAGGTGCCTTCCTCACCAGCATCGGTGCGGACATTGCCGCTGACGCGCGCAGCGTACTCGATTTACTCGTTGAAATCGGTCGTAAAGCTGAGTCTGCCCGCAGCCTCGAGACTGGCGAACTCACGATCGCGTGCTTCCGCAGCATCGGCACCCACATTTTGCCCGGCGCGATCGCGCAGTTCCACCGGCGGTTTCCCGGAATCCGGGTCACGATTAACGAATATCAGCTGTTTCGCGCAGTCGAGGACGACATCCGGCAAGGAGGCGCCGACCTCGGCTTTACTTACTTACCCGCCGGTCCGGAGTTCGAAACGCGCGAACTCTTCCGCGACGACTACATCGCGCTGTTACCGCCGGACCCACCGCCTCCCGAGACGCTGACCTGGGAACATCTCAAACGCTACCCGCTCATCCTCTCGCCAGAGGAGTACGGCTGCCACCAAATTATCACCAACTACCTCGCCCACCACAACCAACAGATTGACCCTGCCTACGAAGTGAAAGAAGATTCCACCATCCTCGGCATGGTCCAGCGCGGCTTAGGTGCGACGGTGATGGCGCGGCTGGCCGCGCAGCCGATCCCGCCCGGCATCGTAACGCGATCGCTGCCTTCCCTCCTAGAGCGCGTGATTGGTGCGGCTTTCCTGGCCGATGTTTTGCACCCGCCTGCCGTTTTTGCCTTCGTCGATACGCTGCAGCAGATGGCTCAGAGAGAGCGCAACGGTGCGGTGGCCGACGAGTCGATGTGA